A DNA window from Anastrepha obliqua isolate idAnaObli1 chromosome 5, idAnaObli1_1.0, whole genome shotgun sequence contains the following coding sequences:
- the LOC129248307 gene encoding probable cytochrome P450 6t1, with protein sequence MLTVGLTLGLSLIIAAYYWLRQHYRYWEKLGLPHIPSTLIVGNVYDLLSSRSCAGEQFMTLHHHPAANGHDFVGIHVLHNHALLLRAPELIKRVLVSDFSKFGSRFARSDPVGDEIGALSLFFAQYDIWKEIRPIFSPLYTYGKVKQMYPLLTQVGYKLEEYMSTLKFDEETNSTVVEVKSMCALYTTDVIASVAFGIEANSLSNPKAEVRNKCIEVNDPRFKRLLHLFTMFFAPKLVGRVGTHIYSPEFEEFMRSFIKYAMDERMRSGAHPNDLVDVFLALKERTIPTAKADVMQKHDFFVAQAAFLLLAGFDTSSSTISFALYELARHPEMQRRLRAELLEALEKGDGVIDYEAVNALPYLRMVVDETLRLYPSNSFVERRCTAVEGYLLDSESGYRIPEGMPIYISILGLHRDERLWPKPLEFDPERFSPENRKLHTPMSYMPFGGGPRGCMGTMLAPMEIKAGLIHILKNYRVETCSLTPSEIKFNAKAFALAGDGGTRLSFVKDKIY encoded by the exons ATGTTGACTGTAGGCTTGACACTAGGCCTCAGCCTCATAATCGCCGCTTACTACTGGCTACGGCAACATTATCGCTATTGGGAAAAGCTTGGCCTACCGCACATCCCATCCACGTTGATCGTGGGCAATGTGTACGATTTGCTGAGTAGTCGCTCTTGCGCTGGCGAACAATTCATGACGCTCCACCACCACCCAGCCGCCAACGGGCACGATTTTGTGGGCATCCATGTGCTGCATAATCACGCACTGCTACTGCGAGCGCCCGAGCTAATCAAACGTGTGCTCGTAAGCGATTTTAGCAAATTCGGTAGCCGCTTTGCGCGCAGTGACCCAGTGGGCGATGAAATAGGCGCCTTGAGTTTATTCTTTGCGCAATACGACATCTGGAAGGAGATACGCCCGATATTTTCACCATTATATACTTACGGAAAAGTCAAGCAAATGTATCCACTGTTGACTCAG GTCGGCTACAAGCTAGAGGAATACATGAGCACTTTGAAATTCGATGAAGAAACCAACTCGACCGTCGTCGAGGTGAAAAGCATGTGCGCGCTCTACACCACCGATGTCATAGCTTCGGTCGCCTTCGGCATTGAGGCGAATAGTTTGTCAAATCCCAAAGCCGAAGTGCGAAACAAATGCATCGAAGTGAACGACCCACGCTTCAAACGCTTGCTACACCTCTTCACCATGTTCTTCGCGCCGAAATTAGTCGGGCGTGTGGGTACGCATATCTACTCGCCGGAATTTGAAGAATTCATGCGCTCTTTCATCAAATACGCCATGGACGAGCGTATGCGTAGTGGCGCACATCCCAATGACTTGGTTGATGTATTTCTGGCTTTGAAGGAGCGAACTATTCCCACCGCGAAAGCGGATGTGATGCAAAAGCATGATTTTTTTGTAGCTCAAGCAGCTTTCTTGCTATTGGCTGGTTTTGACACCTCCTCTTCCACGATTAGTTTCGCGCTCTATGAATTGGCCAGGCATCCAGAAATGCAGCGTCGTTTGCGCGCGGAATTATTGGAAGCGCTTGAAAAAGGTGATGGTGTAATCGACTATGAAGCCGTCAATGCGCTGCCGTATTTGCGTATGGTCGTCGATGAAACGCTACGCTTGTATCCTTCTAATTCGTTTGTCGAGCGCCGCTGTACTGCCGTGGAGGGTTACTTGTTGGATAGCGAAAGTGGTTATCGTATACCAGAAGGTATGCCAATTTATATTTCTATACTCGGCTTGCATCGAGACGAACGG TTATGGCCTAAACCGCTCGAGTTCGATCCGGAACGTTTCTCACCTGAAAATCGCAAACTGCATACACCTATGAGTTATATGCCCTTTGGCGGAGGGCCACGCGGCTGCATGGGCACAATGCTGGCTCCTATGGAAATTAAAGCGGGactcatacatattttaaaGAATTACCGTGTAGAAACTTGCTCTCTCACACCATCCGAAATAAAGTTCAATGCGAAAGCCTTCGCCTTGGCCGGAGACGGTGGTACTCGTCTGAGTTTCGTGAAGGATAAGATTTACTAA